In the genome of Labeo rohita strain BAU-BD-2019 chromosome 24, IGBB_LRoh.1.0, whole genome shotgun sequence, one region contains:
- the LOC127156132 gene encoding uncharacterized protein LOC127156132, which translates to MVNYCVCGGCTNSSLSGHRVHRFPNSKKDGAIFRAWVRFVQVKRRDFTYASASKNAVVCSVHFTPEDYHPGDMMQFNMGCRSKNQVRLRVGAVPSVHATPSSGPPSSTCGSAPGGKSDGHGSVRDTARRKRELCTALGDIASNGGDACTASAAVFVDPEQEALFPLAPQSSVLHFGSQCNLRPSHRSSAVQAQPKMVSVGTQTERFEKQTSTPLPSPVHSDDESCSVLMDKPGDASWIPEEEMRSDLSDEEPMQESHPDLNAPDKFIVCQSQLMSLFTICPACCGETQGKVEKQEGTF; encoded by the exons ATGGTAAATTATTGTGTTTGTGGAGGTTGCACAAACTCCAGCCTGTCAGGACATCGAGTCCACAGGTTTCCCAACAGCAAAAAGGATGGTGCTATCTTCCGTGCCTGGGTGCGTTTTGTGCAGGTGAAGAGACGGGATTTCACTTATGCATCTGCTTCAAAAAACGCAGTGGTGTGTAGCGTTCACTTTACACCGGAAGATTATCATCCCGGAGATATGATGCAGTTTAATATGGGATGCCGAAGCAAGAACCAAGTGAGGCTCAGAGTTGGTGCGGTTCCATCGGTGCACGCAACACCTTCATCGGGTCCGCCGTCGTCCACATGTGGTTCGGCCCCCGGCGGGAAAAGTGATGGTCACGGATCCGTCAGAGATACAGCTCGACGAAAACGTGAACTATGCACT GCTTTGGGAGACATTGCTAGTAATGGAGGAGATGCATGTACAGCTAGTGCTGCAGTGTTTGTTGACCCAGAGCAAGAGGCTTTATTTCCACTGGCCCCTCAATCATCTGTGCTTCACTTTGGCTCACAGTGTAACCTCAGACCTTCACATCGTTCATCAG CTGTCCAGGCACAGCCCAAGATGGTCAGTGTGGGGACCCAGACAGAAAGGTTTGAGAAACAAACATCAACTCCACTGCCCAGTCCTGTGCACAGTGATGATGAATCATGCTCTGTTTTAATGGACAAACCTGGTGATGCGTCATGGATCCCAGAGGAGGAAATGAGAAGTGACTTATCTGATGAGGAACCAATGCAGGAATCTCACCCTGACCTCAA tgctcCTGACAAGTTCATTGTATGCCAAAGCCAGCTGATGTCTCTATTCACAATTTGCCCAGCATGTTGTGGGGAAACCCAAGGAAAGGTTGAGAAGCAGGAgggaactttttaa
- the LOC127155441 gene encoding uncharacterized protein LOC127155441, whose product METVMTDSLPLSARCEDMDTPIKLELSEILTNCKSIKGPTTRFLLNITKISEGELLRKKRLGEKNDDKPHKVILMVGETGSGKTALINAMINYIMGVRWEHKIWLQIAEHQTESYTAAVTVYEVYVPDSQFSLTVIDTPGFGSTEGRDKDKLIPEALQQLFRSEDGIHEIHAVCLVLKGSDARLHERQRYIMDEIFSLFGKDIEDNIVVLITNSHETVPKKSLNFIKAARIPCAKKKDGQPVYFKFDNCQSDCIDEEDRESYKASWDGGIENFKQFLAYLNRINAKSVNMTEGVLRARKQLNATISNLKDKIKLAEQRKKEQQQSKEALEDLKEYRRTMNEFKYEVDEITLEKVSIESKWWHFTTQATCCTICKENCHYPGCWWVTNLSWCSVMTKWGTCSVCRGKCHYTEHVKEDTIYEVVHRKVQRTEEDMKNNYEKKYEENESLLKTLENDIQQIEAEKIRLVEECYQCLEKLMETALKSTSMSSIQHLDFMTEKVKETGKQERVHKLEDLKRKAQEEIRGDYTVIRMTNS is encoded by the coding sequence GTGTGAAGACATGGATACCCCAATAAAATTAGAGCTTAGTGAAATTCTTACAAACTGTAAATCAATAAAAGGACCCACTACAAGATTTTTACtcaacataacaaaaatatctGAAGGAGAATTACTGAGGAAAAAGAGACTGGGAGAAAAAAATGATGACAAACCTCATAAGGTCATACTGATGGTTGGGGAAACGGGATCAGGGAAGACTGCTCTCATCAATGCAATGATCAATTACATCATGGGTGTCAGATGGGAACACAAGATTTGGCTTCAGATAGCTGAACACCAGACGGAGTCTTATACAGCAGCAGTGACTGTTTATGAGGTTTATGTGCCGGACAGTCAGTTCTCTCTCACTGTTATCGACACACCTGGATTTGGTTCCACAGAAGGCCGTGATAAAGACAAACTCATTCCTGAAGCTCTACAGCAGTTGTTCAGATCTGAGGATGGCATTCATGaaattcatgcagtgtgtcTCGTGCTGAAGGGTTCAGATGCTCGGCTACATGAGAGACAGCGATATATTATGGATgaaattttctcattatttggaAAGGATATAGAAGATAACATTGTGGTATTAATTACAAACTCTCATGAAACTGTCCCCAAAAAATCCCTGAATTTCATTAAAGCAGCCCGGATTCCATGTGCAAAGAAGAAAGATGGTCAAcctgtttattttaagtttgaCAACTGTCAGAGTGATTGTATTGATGAGGAAGACAGAGAGAGTTACAAAGCATCATGGGATGGTGGAATCGAAAATTTTAAGCAGTTCTTAGCTTATCTGAATAGGATAAATGCAAAAAGCGTAAATATGACAGAAGGTGTGCTTAGAGCCCGAAAACAACTGAATGCTACAATTAGCAACTTAAAGGACAAAATCAAACTGGCAGAgcagagaaaaaaagagcaaCAGCAGTCGAAAGAGGCATTGGAGGACTTAAAAGAATACAGAagaaccatgaatgagtttaaatacGAAGTGGATGAAATCACTCTAGAAAAAGTCTCCATAGAGTCAAAATGGTGGCACTTCACCACTCAGGCAACCTGCTGCACTATTTGCAAGGAGAACTGCCACTATCCAGGATGCTGGTGGGTCACTAATCTCTCATGGTGTAGTGTAATGACAAAGTGGGGAACATGCTCAGTCTGTAGGGGAAAGTGTCACTACACTGAACATGTGAAAGAAGATACAATCTATGAGGTTGTCCATCGTAAGGTCCAAAGAACAGAAGAAGACATGAAGAACAATTATGAAAAGAAATATGAAGAGAATGAGAGTTTGCTGAAAACACTAGAGAATGATATCCAGCAGATAGAGGCAGAGAAGATCAGGCTGGTGGAAGAGTGTTATCAGTGTTTGGAGAAGTTAATGGAGACGGCATTGAAATCTACATCCATGTCCTCGATCCAACATCTGGACTTCATGACTGAGAAAGTGAAGGAAACTGGGAAACAAGAAAGAGTTCATAAACTTGAGGATCTTAAGAGAAAAGCTCAGGAGGAAATAAGGGGAGATTACACAGTGATAAGAATGACTAATTCTTAG
- the LOC127156157 gene encoding uncharacterized protein LOC127156157: MPACNLLLSGAIHFSGCMASQTIRMLKLFGLQSISVGTFFRHQRLYTISTIVQAWQNEQAGVIKELKEMRAGLILSGDCRSDSPGHCAKYGTYSLIEDRINKVLDIQLVQSSEVPSSSWCELEGLKRSIRFLTEQHMQVSALITDRNRQVAKWVREELCPKGTRHFFDVWHIGKSLGKALDAAAKERECEDLKLWRAAVINHLYWTAASTPNGNADVMEAKWKSMVNHVQDIHKHDTPMFPCCAHPPLDGEARNKEWLEPGSTVSDKLESVATRPALVKDVRQLSPQHQTFSLEAFHSLILHFAPKHTGFSFLGMYSRLLLAALHFNHNGSRDVARTSDGEVCYAVRYPRFRKGGWVVRPVNP, translated from the exons ATGCCAGCCTGCAACCTCTTACTGAGTGGGGCCATCCACTTTTCAGGATGCATGGCTAGCCAGACCATCAGGATGTTGAAGCTGTTTGGGCTTCAGAGCATCAGTGTTGGCACCTTCTTCCGCCATCAGCGCTTGTACACAATTTCTACCATCGTGCAGGCATGGCAGAATGAGCAGGCAGGGGTCATTAAAGAACTGAAAGAGATGAGGGCCGGATTGATCCTCTCTGGTGACTGCAG GTCAGATTCTCCTGGCCATTGTGCAAAATATGGCACATACTCGTTGATTGAGGACAGAATCAACAAGGTTTTAGATATTCAACTTGTTCAG AGCTCTGAGGTCCCAAGTAGCTCCTGGTGTGAGTTAGAAGGTCTAAAGCGCAGCATAAGGTTTCTGACAGAACAGCATATGCAAGTGTCAGCCCTCATTACAGACCGAAATCGGCAG GTTGCCAAGTGGGTGCGGGAGGAGCTTTGTCCAAAAGGAACGAGGCATTTTTTTGACGTCTGGCATATTGGCAAAA GTCTAGGGAAAGCTTTGGATGCTGCTGCAAAGGAGAGGGAGTGTGAAGATCTGAAGCTGTGGAGGGCAGCTGTTATTAACCACCTCTACTGGACTGCTGCTTCCACTCCTAATGGAAATGCAGATGTGATGGAGGCCAAGTGGAAAAGCATGGTCAATCATGTTCAGGACATCCATAAACATGACACTCCTATGTTTCCCTGTTGTGCACATCCACCTCTGGATGGGGAGGCAAGGAACAAGGAGTGGCTGGAACCAG gATCAACTGTATCAGATAAACTGGAGAGTGTAGCTACTAGACCAGCGCTGGTAAAGGATGTTCGGCAGTTGTCCCCTCAGCATCAGACCTTTTCGCTAGAGGCATTTCACTCCCTCATCCTGCACTTTGCACCAAAGCACACTGGGTTCTCCTTCCTTGGGATGTACAGCAG ACTTCTCTTGGCAGCCCTGCACTTCAACCACAATGGCAGCAGAGACGTTGCTCGAACCAGTGATGGTGAGGTGTGTTATGCGGTTCGCTACCCAAGGTTCCGCAAAGGTGGTTGGGTAGTACGTCCTGTTAACCCTTAA